The Arthrobacter sp. D5-1 genome segment ATCGCCGTGAGCGAGGGACTGCGTGAGATCCTGCTGGATCTCAACCGTGCCAAAACCCCTATCCAAAAGCTCAAGATCATCGGCCGCATCCGCCCCAAGGACCTGGCACCTGATGCACCGAACACGGGTGAGCCGCGCACCGGTCTTTCCATGGGGGAGCACCAGGCACTCACTACGGCGCAGTGGAAGATCACCCGCGAAGCCCAGGATGAACTTGCTTTCAACAGCCACCGCAATCTTGCTGCCGCTTATGAACGCGGCTTCTTTGATGACCTCATCACTCCCTACCGCGGCCTCAACCGCGACTCCAACCTGCGCGCAGATACCACTTTGGAGAAACTCGGATCGCTGAAGCCGGTCTTCGGCAAGAACCTCGGCGCGGAGGCGACCATGACGGCGGGCAACTCGACGCCACTCACTGACGGCGCATCCACCGTCCTGCTCGCAACGGGGGAGTGGGCCGACGCCCACGGCCTGCCTAAGCTCGCGACGGTCCTGGACGGCGAAGCCGCCGCAGTGGACTTCGTGCACGGTAAGGACGGCCTCCTCATGGCGCCCGTTTTCGCAGTTCCGCGCCTGCTGGCCCGTCATGGCCTGACGTTCGAGGACATCGATTTCTTCGAGATCCACGAAGCATTCGCCGGCACGGTCCTGAGTACACTCGCTGCCTGGGAGGACGAAGACTTTGGCCGTACCAGGCTCGGACTCGATGGAGCGCTCGGAAAGGTTGACCGGGCAAAGCTCAACGTCAACGGATCGTCGTTGGCTGCCGGGCACCCGTTCGCCGCTACCGGTGGCAGGATTGTGGCAAGCCTTGCGAAGATGCTGCATGAGAAGGGCTCCGTGGACGGGCGTCCGGCCCGCGGCCTGATCTCCGTTTGCGCCGCAGGCGGCCAGGGCGTCGTTGCCCTTCTGGAAGCAGCATAGGGGGAACTCCATGACAGACAAATACACACAACTGGTGAGCCACGGGCTGGGAAGGAACGTCGCCAAACGGCTCGGATTGCCTCAGCCGGTGGAGCTTCGCCGCTACCAACCCGGCAGCCCACTGGTCACCGGCCCGGTTCTGGTCAACGGAGACAGTCCAGGTGCGGACGATATTGCCACCACACTCCTCGGGTGGGGTCTTGACGTCCGACGGAACGCGTTGCCCAAGGAAAAACTGGGCGCCATCATTGTGGTCCTCGATGCTGTCCAACACCCCGGAGACCTTGCCGGACCCGTCCTGACCGCAGGCACTTCGCTTCGGGATCTGGGCGCCAACGGACGGGTAGTCACCATCTCCCGGACATCCCATTCAGCCCAAAACCCTTCCGGGGCCGCAGCGCGCCAGGGCATTGACGGGCTGGTGCGGTCCTTGGCCAAGGAACTCCGTGCAGGCTCCACCGCCAACGGCATACTGCTCGACGACAACCTCGCCACCACGAGTCCCTCGGCATTGGGTGCACTCAGGTTCTTCCTCTCCGGGCGTTCTGCCTACGTGGACGGACAGTTCCTGACGGTCAGCTCGACGTCGGGCACCTTGCCCAGCGACCCGGACAGGCCGTTGGCCGGCAAGGTTGCAGTAGTCACCGGGGCGGCCAGGGGTATTGGAGCTGCCATTGCCCGGACGCTGCACCGCGACGGCGCCAGAGTGGTTGCAGTGGACATCCCGGCAGCCGGGGACCACCTGGCTGCCGTGGCCAACGAGGTACGGGGCACCGCTCTTCAGCTCGATATCAGTCGTGACGACGCCGGTCACCGGATCATCGAGCACGCGGTGGAACGCCACGGCCGGCTCGACATCGTGGTCCACAATGCCGGAATCACCCGCGACAGGCTGCTGGCGAACATGGACGAAAGCCGATGGCAGTCGGTGATCGCCGTCAACATCGCAGCCCAACTGAACATCAACGAGGTCCTTCTCGCATCCGAACACTTCAAGGACGCACCGCGCATCGTGTCGGTGGCTTCCACCAGTGGCATCGCAGGCAACAGGGGACAGACCAACTACGGTGCTTCCAAGGGCGGGGTGATCGGCATGGTGAGGTCCACGGCCTTGCTGATGGAACCCTTCGATGGAACCATCAACGCGGTGGCCCCCGGGTTCATTGAAACCGAAATGACGGCCCGGATGCCCTTTGCCATCCGGGAGGCTGCCCGCAGGCTTAACTCGCTCAAGCAGGGCGGACAGCCGCGGGACGTAGCCGAGGCCATCTCCTTCCTGGCCAGTGACGCCGCTGGTGGAATTTCCGGCCAGGTCCTGCGGGTCTGCGGTCAGCAATTGGTGGGAGCATGACCAATCCCCAGCCAGTGATCCTCGGGGAGCTGCCCTCACTGTCCAAGCTCTACGTCAATGCGGCAACAACCGCGGCCCGCCGTCGGGTATTGGGGGCGGCAGCAGGCCAGCTCAGCTTGCCCTCAGTCAGCCACGAAGTGAGGAACGTCAAGGCAGACGTGGGAAACCTGACGGCATACCAACATCTGGTGGGGGAGACGGCCAGCGACACCCTGCCGGCCGGTTATGTCCATGCACTGGCCTTCCCGGTGTCCTTGAGCGTCATGAACCGGGATGATTTCCCGTTGCCGCTCCTGGGCATGATCCACCTGAAGAACCATGTGGAGCAACGGGTTCCCATTGCCTTCTCCGAGGCTTTGGACATCAGGTCCTGGGCTGAGAACCTCGCGGGCCACAAAGCCGGAACCCAAGTGGATGTTGTAGCGGAGGTCCGTTCGGCTTCCAGTGGCGAACTGCTCTGGCGTGGCGTCTCCACCTATTTGGCCAAGGGCATCTTCCTGCCGGGCATCGACAAACCAGGAAGCGCGAACGGAGCAACAGCACCCAGCGATTTTTCTCCTCCCAACCCCACCGCTCTGTGGCAACTCGGCTTGGATACCGGACGAAGCTACGCAACGGTCTCCGGGGACTTCAACCCGATCCACCTCAGCGTCCTGTCTGCCAAGGCTCTTGGCTTGCGTGGGTCCATTGCCCACGGAATGTACCTTGCCTCCCGCGCGCTGGCTGACGTGGGGGCCGTCAAGGCCGATGCGTTCACGTGGGACGTTGCCTTTGAGGCTCCGGTGTTCCTCCCGGCACGGGTCGCCGTGGATATCTCGACAGTTCAGTCGGTTTCAGGGGGTTGGGAACGCTCGGATTATGCAGCGTGGAATGCCCGCAGCGGCCGGCGGCATTTCACTGGCACTGTTGCCGCGTTGGGGTGAGTAGGGTCCCGTCGTCAAGCGAAGGGCGGCGGTCACCATATGGTGACCGCCGCCGTCGTCGTTAAACCCGTATCTGCTGCCTGGAACCGCAGGAGCGGACCGTGCGGTTCCACAGCGACACCAGAAAGTTCCGCAAACAAAACAAGGCCCGGAATCCGTGGATTCCAGGCCTTGCGATAGTGCGCGGAGGGGGACTTGAACCCCCACCCCCTTTCGAGGACTAGCACCTCAAGCTAGCGCGTCTGCCATTCCGCCACCCGCGCAGGTGGTGTTCGGTGGAGTCGTTTGCACCTTCCGGTGCTTCACTTTCCTCCGAAGCAGCGAGAAAAACTCTAACACGGTTTCCGGTGGCGAAAAAATCGGCGCTGGCCAGGATGGCCCCAAGGGACACCCGGCGACTTCCGGCGCCATGCATTCCTGCCAGGGACCGCGTCCGGTGAGTAGGCTGATGGGACAGGGGACGTCCACGCTGCGGAAGCGGCAGCGCACGTCGCCGAAACCTGCAGCCCAGCCACGCAAGGAGAGTTTCCATGTCTGTCATCCGCCCCGAAGATGAAGTTGTCCGGATCTGCCAGGAGCTGATCCGTATTGACTCCTCCAACTTCGGCGACGACACCGGACCGGGGGAACGCGCGGCTGCCGAGTACGCGGCCGGCCTCATTACTGAAGTGGGGCTCGAGGCAGAGATCTTCGAATCCGCCCCCGGCCGCGCCAACGTCGTAACGCGGATGGCCGGCGAAGACCCGTCTGCCGACGCCTTGGTGGTTCATGGACATCTGGATGTTGTTCCGGCCCTGAAGGACCAGTGGAGCGTTGATCCGTTCAGCGGCGAACTCAAGGACGGGCTGGTTTGGGGTCGTGGCGCCGTGGATATGAAGGACATGGACGCCATGATCCTGTCGGTCATGCGCGACTTCGCCAGGACCGGCCGCAAACCCAAGCGGGACATCATTTTCGCATTCTTCGCCGATGAGGAAGCAGGCGGCACTTACGGCGCCCGCTATGCGATCGAACACCGGCGCGAGCTTTTTGACGGCGCCACCGAGGCCATCTCCGAAGTGGGCGGCTTCTCCGCCACCATCGGCGGCCAGCGGACCTACTTGCTCCAAACAGCTGAGAAGGGCCTCTCCTGGCTCCGGCTGGTGGCACATGGCCGCGCCGGCCACGGATCGCAGATCAACACCGACAACGCCGTCACCCGTTTGGCTGCTGCCGTCACCAGGATCGGCGAATACAAGTGGCCGGTGGAGCTGACCCCTACCACCCGCCAGTTCCTGGACGGCGTCACCGAACTGACCGGCGTCGAGTTCGATGCCGACAACCCTGACATCATCCTGAAGGAACTCGGCACCGTCGCCCGCTTTGTCGGTGCGACGCTGCAGAACACGTCCAACCCCACGCTGCTGCGTTCCGGGTACAAGCACAATGTCATCCCGGAGTCGGCCGAGGCATTCGTGGACTGCCGGACGTTGCCCGGCCAGCAGGAACTGGTGTTCGAGACCATCAAGGAGCTGGCGGGCGATGGCATCGACATCAGCTATGTCAACAAGGACGTGTCCTTGGAAGTGCCGTTCGCCGGCAACCTGGTGGATTCCATGATTGACGCCCTGCACTCCGAGGATCCCGGCGCCAAGGTGCTTCCCTACACACTGTCCGGCGGCACGGACAACAAATCCTTGAGCAAGATCGGCATCACCGGTTACGGTTTCGCCCCGTTGATGCTTCCTGATGAGCTTGACTTCACCGGCATGTTCCACGGCGTCGATGAGCGCGTGCCGGCCGAGTCCCTCCAATTCGGCGCCCGCGTCCTGAACAGGCTGCTGAGCAACTACTAGACCGATAATCAACAAGAAAGAGGCCTGTTGATGGCACCCGAGGAAATCCTCCCCGACGCCCTGCTTGAGCGGCTGCGCGGCCGCGCTGCCGGCTACGACCAAAACAACGGATTTTTCCACGAGGACCTGGAGGAGCTGGCCGCGGCCGGCTACTTGAAGCTTTTCGTCCCGGAGTCCGACGGCGGATTCGGGCTCGGCCTCGAAGCGGTAGCTGCCTTGCAGCAACGGCTCGCCACGGCTGCCCCGGCCACAGCGCTGGCCGTCAACATGCACCTGGTGTGGACCGGCGTCGCGCAGGTCATGGCTGCCCGGGGCGACAACTCGTTGGACTTCGTCCTCAAGGAAGCGGGCCAGGGTGAGGTTTTCGCTTTCGGTATTTCCGAAGCGGGCAACGACTCCATGTTGTTCGACTCGGGCACCGTTGCCGAGCCGCTGCCCGATGGAGGTTACAAGTTCACCGGCCGGAAGATCTTCACGAGCCTTTCCCGGGGCTGGACCCGGCTGGGCACTTTCGGAAAAGACTCCGACGCCAGGGCCGGTGAGGGAGAGCTGGTCTTCGGTTTCCTGCGCCGCGACGAGCCCGGACACGAAACCCTCAGCGACTGGGACACACTGGGCATGCGGGCCAGCGCTTCAAACACCACGCTCCTGCATGGCGCCGTGGTCCCGGCTGAGCGGATCTTCCGCAAGCTCCCGGTAGGACCCAACAAGGACCTGCTGATCTTCGCCATTTTCGCGTGCTTCGAAACGCTTCTAGCCGCGGTCTATACCGGGGTGGCCCAACGTGCTTTCACTCTGGGAGTAGAAAACGTCAAACGCCGGGTGTCGGCCAAGCACGGTGGACGCAGCTTCGCCCAGGACCCTGATATTCGGTGGAAGGTGGCCGACGCCGCACTGGCCATGGACGGCATCGCGCCACAAATATCCAGCATTGCCCGCGACGTTGACAACCTGGTGGACCACGGGGCCCAGTGGTTCCCCCGGCTGGTGGGGCTCAAATCCCGGGCTACGGAAAACGCGCGCTACGTGGTGGACCTTGCCATTCGGGTCACGGGAGGCTCCAGCTAT includes the following:
- a CDS encoding MaoC/PaaZ C-terminal domain-containing protein codes for the protein MTNPQPVILGELPSLSKLYVNAATTAARRRVLGAAAGQLSLPSVSHEVRNVKADVGNLTAYQHLVGETASDTLPAGYVHALAFPVSLSVMNRDDFPLPLLGMIHLKNHVEQRVPIAFSEALDIRSWAENLAGHKAGTQVDVVAEVRSASSGELLWRGVSTYLAKGIFLPGIDKPGSANGATAPSDFSPPNPTALWQLGLDTGRSYATVSGDFNPIHLSVLSAKALGLRGSIAHGMYLASRALADVGAVKADAFTWDVAFEAPVFLPARVAVDISTVQSVSGGWERSDYAAWNARSGRRHFTGTVAALG
- a CDS encoding acyl-CoA dehydrogenase family protein encodes the protein MAPEEILPDALLERLRGRAAGYDQNNGFFHEDLEELAAAGYLKLFVPESDGGFGLGLEAVAALQQRLATAAPATALAVNMHLVWTGVAQVMAARGDNSLDFVLKEAGQGEVFAFGISEAGNDSMLFDSGTVAEPLPDGGYKFTGRKIFTSLSRGWTRLGTFGKDSDARAGEGELVFGFLRRDEPGHETLSDWDTLGMRASASNTTLLHGAVVPAERIFRKLPVGPNKDLLIFAIFACFETLLAAVYTGVAQRAFTLGVENVKRRVSAKHGGRSFAQDPDIRWKVADAALAMDGIAPQISSIARDVDNLVDHGAQWFPRLVGLKSRATENARYVVDLAIRVTGGSSYFRGSEMERLYRDVLAGIFHPSNDESAHNTVANAWLGPLEELDGPLH
- a CDS encoding acetyl-CoA C-acetyltransferase, whose amino-acid sequence is MAAADVTTGGTREPASTPQAPRKAVIVGGNRIPFARTGGAYVKSSNQDMLTAALEGLIARFGLQDEHIGEVAAGAVLKHSRDFNLTREAVLGSALSPETPAYDLQQACATGLETVIGLSNKIKLGQIESAIAGGVDSASDAPIAVSEGLREILLDLNRAKTPIQKLKIIGRIRPKDLAPDAPNTGEPRTGLSMGEHQALTTAQWKITREAQDELAFNSHRNLAAAYERGFFDDLITPYRGLNRDSNLRADTTLEKLGSLKPVFGKNLGAEATMTAGNSTPLTDGASTVLLATGEWADAHGLPKLATVLDGEAAAVDFVHGKDGLLMAPVFAVPRLLARHGLTFEDIDFFEIHEAFAGTVLSTLAAWEDEDFGRTRLGLDGALGKVDRAKLNVNGSSLAAGHPFAATGGRIVASLAKMLHEKGSVDGRPARGLISVCAAGGQGVVALLEAA
- a CDS encoding 3-oxoacyl-ACP reductase; the protein is MTDKYTQLVSHGLGRNVAKRLGLPQPVELRRYQPGSPLVTGPVLVNGDSPGADDIATTLLGWGLDVRRNALPKEKLGAIIVVLDAVQHPGDLAGPVLTAGTSLRDLGANGRVVTISRTSHSAQNPSGAAARQGIDGLVRSLAKELRAGSTANGILLDDNLATTSPSALGALRFFLSGRSAYVDGQFLTVSSTSGTLPSDPDRPLAGKVAVVTGAARGIGAAIARTLHRDGARVVAVDIPAAGDHLAAVANEVRGTALQLDISRDDAGHRIIEHAVERHGRLDIVVHNAGITRDRLLANMDESRWQSVIAVNIAAQLNINEVLLASEHFKDAPRIVSVASTSGIAGNRGQTNYGASKGGVIGMVRSTALLMEPFDGTINAVAPGFIETEMTARMPFAIREAARRLNSLKQGGQPRDVAEAISFLASDAAGGISGQVLRVCGQQLVGA
- a CDS encoding M20/M25/M40 family metallo-hydrolase encodes the protein MSVIRPEDEVVRICQELIRIDSSNFGDDTGPGERAAAEYAAGLITEVGLEAEIFESAPGRANVVTRMAGEDPSADALVVHGHLDVVPALKDQWSVDPFSGELKDGLVWGRGAVDMKDMDAMILSVMRDFARTGRKPKRDIIFAFFADEEAGGTYGARYAIEHRRELFDGATEAISEVGGFSATIGGQRTYLLQTAEKGLSWLRLVAHGRAGHGSQINTDNAVTRLAAAVTRIGEYKWPVELTPTTRQFLDGVTELTGVEFDADNPDIILKELGTVARFVGATLQNTSNPTLLRSGYKHNVIPESAEAFVDCRTLPGQQELVFETIKELAGDGIDISYVNKDVSLEVPFAGNLVDSMIDALHSEDPGAKVLPYTLSGGTDNKSLSKIGITGYGFAPLMLPDELDFTGMFHGVDERVPAESLQFGARVLNRLLSNY